From Aspergillus luchuensis IFO 4308 DNA, chromosome 2, nearly complete sequence:
CACAATCCATGATATGATTCATCACTGACTTGTTTGGTTGTTCAACATGCCGGATCTGTCTGAACCCTCAGGGATCTCGCGAAGAGAAACAATGAATGCCTCACTTGATAGCGGTTCTGCTGGATTATTTTACTCCGTCTAGCCATTTTCATTCCATAATCACCAAAGATATATCAGAAAGATGTTAGTTGccatggtagtagtggtggtagtcaGAGACCACATGGACACAAGTGGTGAAGGATCTGGTAATACCTGGCTCCAGTGAATAAAATATCTCCGCATAACACATAGCGAAGTATTGAGCTCTTTTGAGCTGCGGCACATGTCAGACACATTCATGCTACAGAGTCTCCCTGGCATGGACCTGCCTTCCCTCCAAGTCAGGTACCCGGACAAAATCTCGTGACCAACTGGCACCTGACTTTTCTTCGCTTGTGACACTGGCAGCTACCCCGAGTTGATACAGTTCTATGTAGAATTGCACAAAACCATGCATTCTCAAATCCCCCACCTAATAATTGGAGGAGATACTATGTACGTAATACGCTCTTAAACATCGCCATCTTTACAAATTCAGACAGAAACAAGCAGGAATCATCTCAATGCCACCTTCGTCCCATTCCTTGAACAAACGGTCAGTGCATACTCCTCCACCCACGGCCCTGGATCCCTGCTTTCAAGCACAGAGAACTTCTGGGCTAGCCGAACCGTGACATACCCTGCCTCCGTCAGTGCATACTGTTGGCCAACGCAAATTCGTGGACCCCCGTTGAATGGCAAGTACTCCCATCCAGGACGGATCTCAGCCCAACGTTCAGGCCGGAAGTCGTTTGCATCCGGGCCGAAAAATTCTTCACGACGGTGAAGAGCATAGACATGATAGGCAACAATCGAGCCCTTTGGCACGAAAACAGGCGATTTGCCGTCTGGCCCACCGCCGCGCGGAAGTACTGTATCCGTGTTGGCAAAGCGCAAATTTGCTTGCACAACGGGGTGGAGGCGAAGAGCTACAGTGCCAAGTAAGCCATGTTTCATGAGACTTTCTTGCGGGTCGGTATTACTTACATTCATTTAGGCAGAATTTCACATATGTCAAATTACGCAGTTGCTCGTACGACGGCGGGCGGCCTTCGAGGAAAGCAACTTCCTCGCGCAATTTGTTCCAGATGCGAGGGTTCTTTGCTAGCATAAAGAACAGGTTGCTCAACAGGGATGCCGTGGTATCTCGCCCGGCCAGGAGGATATTCATTAGCTCGTCGCGGATACGTCTTCGGTCGCCCGTCTGCTGGGCCAGACTATGCAGGAAAAggtactttttctttccctttgcaTCGTGACTATCCTCTTCGATAGATGCCTTCTGGTTGCTGGACTGCTCTCGCACTTTCAGTGCACTGTCGACGAATTGCTCCACCAATTTATGGCAGATACGATTGGACTCTTCTGCTTTACGGTCGCGCAGGAGATATTTGAGCTTACCAAGGCGTAGGTTCATTGCGATGGCCTTTTGTGCATAATTGAAAGCTCCGGCAAAGTCCTGTTCTGTACTGTCACGGGTCCCAGCCAGTCGCTTCTTGAGGCTGTGCACGCTGTGCCCGAAGAGGAATTCCGTTGCAGAGTCGATGGTGAGCTCGAAGAATAACTCCTGTAGATCGACCGTACTGCCATCGGTTGGGATGAGGGTGGTCATTTCGTTGACGAGTTCTTCAAAAATATCCAAGTGCGCGACTTGCTCTTTCGCGAAATTTGGACGGACCATGGCACGCGACTGCGCCCAGTGCTCGCCGTCGCTGGTGAAGATGCCATGGCCCAAAAGCGGACCCATCGCATCGATGCGGCCTGCCAAGCCATAATCCTTGAACCGGAGGGACAAAATTGTCTTTATGTTCTCCGGCTCGCGAGTTATAACGTAATGGGTCAATCGTCGTTGTGTATATGTGTTGCCATATAGCTTGAATCGCTCGCTGAACCGCTCAAGAAGCTTGTGTTTCCTGACATATCTGATTTGCTCAAATAGAATATCGAGGCCGAAGATAGGATCCTTCTGGGGATAAAATGGGGGTGGTTGACAATTGTTCGCTTTCATTATACGACGATGCGTCCATTTTCGTTGCAGGTAGGTTATGGTATaccaaagaaagagaatgaCAGTCGCAATCGTAAAAACAGGATGGTCAACTTTGTTGAAATCCATGGTGAGCTACAATTCTGTCTGGAGATGAACAGGGGATGAAAATTCTGGATTGACGGGCGACCAGATGTCCTTTTAAGCAGCGGTTGAATGATGTATCAGATGATGGCAAGCCGCAGCTCCGGTGGCTACCACGGAGGGTATCTGCCGATCCTGAATCATACCTTGTAGCTCTAGAATGCCTGAATCATTGGCGAACAGGGCCTCGTGTGGAGTAGGGACAGCCTCGGCAGCAGGATAAGACTGGCATGCTGACATAACCATCAAGGGAGATAGGAATGAGATGATGGCCCTTCAGCCATTCATGCCCTGTTTTGCGGGGTTCTTACTAGCGTTCAGCTAGGAAAGATGCTTGCAGGAAGGATCAATTCGACCTGAGTCACTCTAGTTGCGCAGCTCATCTCTCACGTGTCAACTTTCAAGTTTCATATAATCTCCCCAGCGTATGCAGTTGAACGATAACAGCATGAAGGTTCCACGGCGAAGCCCCGAATGACATCACTCGAAGCGATGTAGAtttttgcttcttccattgttTGCTTTCTAATTCATTTTTGTTTCCTGTTATGCCCCTCAATGCCCATGATGACCTGTTCCCGAGATGCAGAATCCCGGATCTTCCCTAACAATACCAGCCGTACGCTCACCGAGATGTACGTACATAATCCAGCATAAGGCCCGCCCTCTTCAGCCAAGTGGACAGGCCCTCAAGCGGTTCAATCGGGTGTAACCACTCCAAACTTAATCAGCAATTGTTGAAAGAGGTAGGCCTCACTCATTGGGGATCACGCTTGCCTGGCGACTGATGTGATAAGCACTAGAAACCCCACGCGACAATGCCAGCACGAATGGGTGTTGCGTATTCTGTGCCCTATACGCATTCACGCAAGTACCGATAAACTATGGAGCTTGCTGCTTGGAGGCAAAAAATAGTTCAAGTGACGCCTTTTTAGCCCGGTGCTACCCCACACTGCAGCAACGCAGTCTCAACAACCGATCTCACTCCCAGCCACCAAGGCGTGAGATCACTTTCCACCTCGAGGATGACCACTGATGGAAACCTAGGAGAATTAATCAACATCTCACGAAGACTGGGCGAGCAAGAATATACGCATACATACTTTCATTGTTTgaaaaaaagggaacaaACCCGATCACTGAGCATCGAGCAGCTGGTCATCACGGGCCTCCAAGCAAGCATCGGTCATCTTATCGATTGCATCCGCCCGCTCCGTGTCTGCGACCCAACCTCTGTCCACCAATCTGGCCAAGGCATCCCCCACCCAGTGCTGGCAGTTCCACTCCAAATCCAAATACCCATTGCGCACCGGCGTTCGTGCCACCGTCTCCCgaatatcatcttcctcaacggAGACCGACAAATCCGTCACCGGCACCGCACGCACCAAATCCCCAAGTTCCATCGGATCAGCCCCAGGGTATTCCACATATCTATAGAGACCCTGGGTACCTAGAATATGGAGGATGCTGCGTTTTTGTGATGCGAATTGCACGTACAGAGCCGTGTGTCGGTATTCGCTGTAATCGAGGGGATCGCCTCTGTAAACGAGGATAAAGAGTCTGTGAGACATGCTCCCAGTAATTatctgttgttgttctggaAAGTTCTCAActagagagaaaaaaaaaatcccccAAGAAACGGGGATAGCAATGGTAAATGATGATCAAGTGTGGAGGGGCAATTAATGCGGTGGTCGCGTTAAAGAGATACGCCGACCGGGAAGAAGACACGCTAATCGTTATTGGGAAGttgtggatggtgggttGGTACTGGTTCTGCCTGCCGAGATTTGTGTGTGCCTGAGCGCATCCAAGTCACACAACCAATCAGTATGCAAGATTTCATAAGTATTCAACAtgaactagtagtagttcataGAGGATAGTAGCATTGTTTTATATTTGGATAGGTATGATGTGTGGCTTGCTTTTGCATTTATGATAGCAACGGAAGGTTGCTTTGGAAGCTTCTGAAGGTTCCGGAAAAGTAAGCATATTCTTCACATGATACTAACTATCAGCCTCATACTTTGATCAATAAACTACTAATCATTGAACAGTTGAGTTTCCAAGTGAATAATGAACTTTTACGAATAATTGCCGTTAGCCAAATCTCGGATAAGAAACCCTTGTATATTATAGTAGCTATGCCAAGTACGCGCATCTTGTTTACCGTTTCTATTAACGCAAAACTGCTACGAACTTATAATATACGACCTCTAATAAGATCTTCAAGCCAAGCAGTACCCCACAAGGTAGCAGAGATCTTACTTAGATCTTCAAGGATCAGCACTTAATCGGAGCGCATGCatttggagaagaacaagcaaaCGTCAGGTCAAATTCCTGCGGTGTAAAGATACTCCGTCGCTATACCATCATTATTAACCTCGTCATTGATGGGTAAGAAAGAAGCTCAATCCCAACAATACCTAGTACAGCTACAGGAGTATCGCATTAAGCTGCTACCACTAAGTCTCAATGTAATCCTCCTCAGCGTTCAAGGCTCTAAGCTTCAACACTTATTTCTTTCCGGTCGAGCCACCGTTTCCGCTGGGAGGAGTATAGGTCGAACCACCACTTCCGTTGTTGTAGTAGGTACTTCCATTGGGgttggagtagtagtaagagCCGTCACTGAGAGGAAGGCATTAGATGGGTTTTGGTTTCCCTAGTAGAAGTATAGGTAGGGTATTAAGAAGAATAACTGACCTGTTCGAATAGTGGTAAGAGTTCGAGTTAGAGCTTCCAGATCCGTAGTCGCGGGAGCACCAGTGATTTCCCTTTTTTATTAAGTTGATTTGTTAGTCGTTGTTGAGGGTGACTCATGGTATATGGAACTTACCTGGCTGTTGGTGCCGGAGCCCTTGTAGCTGAAGTCCTTTCCGGAGCTGGACAtggttgttgtttgttcttgtttAATAGAGAGAAGAAGTCAGAAGGGCAAGAAAAATGGGGTTTGGATGAAGAGTTGGAAGTTGGGTAGAGGGGAGTGAGAAGGGTGgaagtatattaaatagagaAATCTAAAATGGAAGGAGGGGCACGGCATCAGCCGGCAACGGATCTTGGTTCCGTGTCGTGAATATGGAACTTTCCTTATTCCATTCACTATATCTATATTGGTGATTTGACTGGTATTATTTGACAAAGATTGGGAGATTGGTTACACGCATGTAGGATAATAGACCTGTCACGTGTCGAGGAGTTGAATGATTGATGTATCGAATTTGCTGTGACTGAGTGGACAAGATGTTTGGTCATCATTAATTCCTATGTGTATGATTTAGAAATATCCTTCTGTTTCAGATGCGTCCAGGCCATCGGCTGCGATACGATGGAGATACTATAGTCGATACTAGGACAAAGTACTAAGAGTTGGTCCTGCTGGAAAGCTCTCTACCCAATTAGGAAGGCACTTCATTGGCTTATGCATCCTGCACAAATAATTACGTCAGCATATGTCACACATTCTGTGCACATTCCCAATACGGAATAGTCACAATCAAGGGAAGTATGGCGACAGGTGGGATCTCTGCTTTATCCCAGCCTAGATCCTGTACCTGACAGCTTCAGGGTAACGGCATCGGACCCCGAGGTCCCTGCATTGGCTGCATTGCTAATATAGCTTAATGACACGAACTCGCGTCAATCAATAAGGCTGCAGTTATCATGCTACATTTGCAGTAACCTTGATGCCACGTCTGGCGAGAAGTTAGGTATGAAAAAAGCCCGTCCTTttagggggggaaggaaataCCCTCCTGTGTCTAGCTAATACGTTGTTCATCGTGCAAGAACACGGTGCTCAGAGGAGATATGCCACATCATTATACTTGACGTCTTCAGAACATCGTTGTCCCGGACGAAGAGACACTCACACTTACAGAGGTAGTGATGTACTTCACCAGCCTATCTTATACACAGCGCCCAAGCCTTCTTCAATATTTTACGACGTCCAAACTAAGTTGTGGCTCTACTCTGCTGCCTATACGGATCACGTGTCACTTCTCAACGTCATAACTTCCAAAAAGCATGAAAGTTTCGACGGCCTACACTCATTATCGAAACCGAGCTACCATGATTATGTTGCCCCTAGGCATCTGATTTGTGTTTTTAGACCTCTATCTAATTTTCAGGTTACGATCTTGCCTGGAATTGCACTTACCAAGCATTGGCTGTGCTTGAGCCCTGTTTGACCATGTCTCTATCTCGATGGCTCAAGCACTATTCCCGAAAAAGGTAAGCCAGTTAgccatccttcatctcccttGATATATCTGTAACTAACTTCAAAGTccatataatatctttaaaaaagTTTTTGGTTTTCTCTTCGTCATTAGCCCCATACTGCCGATCCTTGGGTTCATGCTAAGAGCCTTCCAACATGCCATCCACGACCCGACGTTTCCACCCGACTCTCCCAACCTCTATCTAAATTAGGCTGTTCATGAAACAAATCAGTTTGAGGCATTCAGATGAATGATATATGTCCGCCATTATACAAGCTTTTATAAAGTTATGATCGACAGAGCAAAAGCACTTACACAGCCGAGCTGCGAGATCTCACTAGTGATCTTCGGATCTTCAGATCGACAGCACAATACCTTCTACAATCTACTAGATCAGGAACATTTATTTTCAGCATCGCGCGCGCATTTATTTCTTCCACTCAGAGTAGGTACAATCACTCAAAATCATCAACAGAAGCAGAATTAACAACTCAACAAGATCAGATCAATCCGGATAGCTCATCACTCATTTTTCATTCATCCCCAGGGCTTGTCGTCGAGACAAAGACATTGAAGCGACCGATATCTCATGCATAGAGATGCTTTTAGACGTATTTGACAGTGACGCTGTCGCCAGAGACGGAAGTCTCGGTGAGGACGGTGCTGTCCTGCTCGATGTCCATGATGGTGGCGTCAGAGGGACCGACAGTAGAGCCGCCGCTGGTGGCCTCAGCATTGGTGAAGGTAACGGAGCCGAAGTCAGCGAAAGCAACAAGGGAGTCACCAGACTCGAAGTCCTCAACAATCCACTCGGCGTTGGTCTCGCAAAGGTCACCCTCGACGTTGCCGCTGAAGGTGTGGCTGACGGACTGACCAGTGGTCAGGTTCTCAACGGTGGCGCTACCGCTGCTCTTGCTGGTGGCCTCGACAGTGACCTTGATCTGGTCACcctcggagatggagaggctGTCAAAGTTGTAGGCGTAGTCGGGGTACCACTCATACCAGGCCTCGTAGGAAGTCTGGCCATCCTCGTAGCAGAAGTCGACACCAGTCTGGAGAATAGCGGTCTCGCAAGTGTCACCGTCGATACCAACCCAAGCGGAGGCACAGTACTCCTCGGACtgtctcttgttcttccagtAGCCGTAGCCACCACCGTAGCCACTGGAGCCGCTAGAGCCAGCAGAGACACTGGGGACAGTGAACTCGCCAGTGACCTTGGTGTAGTCATCGCCGATCAGAACGGCACCAGCCCAGTTGGAGCTGTACTTCTCGTTAGAGGTGCCGTTCAGCTTGAGGATCTCCTTGTCGGAACCGGGGATGTAGGGAGGGTTGCTGTGGCGCTTGGCAGCGGCGCGGGCCTCCTTGCGAGCACGGCGCTTCTCAGTGAGAGGAGCAGCCAGAGCGGCAGTGGCAAAGAGGGAGCCGGTAAGGATAGCAGAGAACTTCATTTTGACGTTTGGAGGATTGGTTTCTTCGAAAAGATGAAGAGCTAACTTATTGACAAGGTCGGTGGTGGAAGAGCGAGATGATCGAACCAGGCGATGCTTGAGAGACTTGCGATgctggatgaaggagaaaagcAACCAGAACAGCGGAACTCAGGCCTCTATTTATGCTCGAGATTTCTGCAGATGAAGCTGGtgttttttctatttttcctcttccatgctCTTCCGATAGCATGCAATCCGCCGACGATGACACCACTGCTCCTCCTTGTCCGACGGAGTTTAATCTCCAGGTCCGCCAACTAAAGTTGACTAAAACCGGGGATGCAGAGTCGTTCACCGTcggggcagcagcagccatagCTGCAGAAAAGAGACGGTCCCCGCCCAACGATACGGGGAAAACGATTGCGGACATGCAAAAGGTCGAGCGAGAGTGGAGCATCATACTATCCGTCCAGCATGGCCCGCACGAGTTGGCATCTCTCTACGCAAAGAGACATTCTGGTTGGAGCGCAATGCCTTGCAAGCCAAGATTGTGTTGCATTAGTGatcatctccccttccttcgTCCAGGCTGCAAAGGACCTCCCGGCAAGCCATATCCgcctctttcccctcatgGTTGGATCCCGTTTCTACCTAGTAAGGTCCTCACTCAGGACCTTACCTAACGGGCACGgctagccagccagccggcAAGCCAACCCGCGGGCTAAACACGGATACTCCGGATAGAACGAAACTCTCCCTAGCAGTTGCGGACGAACATGCAATAGTACGACAGCCACCCGATCCAGGGGCGAATTGAAGTCAACCAGACATCGTTCCACCagtggagaggggagggggaagtgaagagagagggggggacgGAAGTCCGACGGCTTGGCCCAGCGCCGGGAGCAGCGGCAACTAACTAGGTTACTCGGGCTTATCTTACGGCAGGGCTTAAGGGAGCTGGCTGGCGCTTTGGGCAGGTTTGGTATATTGGAGTGGAGGATTAGTGGGCGGATGGCGTTGCCCGAAGAGGCATGGGAAggtgaaaagggaagaggcaCCGGCGCAGGCACAACAAGCTTCACCCAAGCCTTGTGGGCGAATGATAAGCAATTAATGAGGGGCGCGGGTTGGGATGGAAACTGGAAAGAGGATAGTACAAATGTTAGTAGTACcaagagaggggaaaaggtgTGCGGGGAAAGTCATCAATTGGCTAGCAGGGATTTGATAAGGGAGGATTGGAGAGGAATAATGCTAGGTAACTACTATCTCGTAGAatgctgctggctggctggctagctAACAGCAAGACTGAGTACGAACAAAAGTAGACTAGATAAATCGAGGGGCTTGAGCCGGCGTGTCTTGGCCGAAATCGGATGTAACCTTTTTCAGCCAGTCTATTAGCAGTTTTGTTGAAAGTCTGCACTGCACGGACAGTGGAGATCgaaaatgaaatgaatcATGACGGACGAGGCGCGAGGGGGAATCCGATTCGGGGGCACAGCACCAACAGCGATGGAGGGTTTAGTGTACAGAGAAATAGATTAAAAGCAGGAGTCTAATTCTGCAGAGATAAAGCCGGTGACAAGGCACAGCAACCAATCAGATACGTTAGAGCTAAACAGTCAGACAATGCCGCCACAAAAGGATTGTTTGGTGTGGGGGGgtttctttaattaatccATCCAATTATAACTAACGGGCGGGATCCGTCCGGCTGATCCCTTCTTGATTGAGCTTAATCTCCTTGACGAATACTGTTGCCAATTCGCTTgtaagttattattttaatcaATTGTTATTGATACTTCCGCTTCGGCGAATTTACCTCCGGGTTTCTGCTTCTGATCTCTGCAGGCACCCAACTTTACCTTTACCCAGTCTTACGAATTGATTGGATTGATATCTATCCTAAATAAaatcgtagtagtagtatcttgTATCTTCTATCTGTTTCTTGCTGATCCTAATTCTTCCTTCACTTTATACCAATCCAATCATTGTTATTTACTTCCAGTCTCTCTAAACTTAGCTCCGAGCGAGCTCAGCTTCCAGCTTCCAGCTTCCGGCTCGGGAATTGACTTTCCCTTTCGGGGAGCTTCTCCGAATTTAGCAGAGTACTAGACTCATAGTAGGCAGCACAAGACAAGAACCTATCCATATGGAGCAAGCAGTATCCACTACAATAGCAAACAAGTTCAGTTTAACTCCTCCTTATCAAAGCCTCCGATATGACCGATAGAAATCATTATGCAAAAGATAAGTTGTGTGGCATTTCCGCAGGATTCCACTGAACAACCAGAAGATACTAAATATGTAACTAGTTTACTCCGTAGGGTACCGGCGAAATCCTTCCTACGAACCagctagccagccagccagcaaactAAGCGGAAGGTCGGAAAACCCGCTTAAGCCCCCTGACTTAATCCCTCAATCCATGCCCTTGTTTTCCAACATCATAATTTATACTCATCGTCCAGTCATAATCCTGGAACTTACCTACCTCATCGGAGATGCAAGGTACATAGCACAGATACATAGACAGACAGGTTATGATATGGTtatgggttgggttggttatACGCGGTATACGCCGGATATGcatgattttattatctataccGAGCAGTAATAGAATagagtgattgattgatcctATATTTGCATAACATGGATATTAAcgatgataataatgaaaagGGTCATAATCATGATCCTGATCGCAACCCCGATCATTCGAACCAGGCACGACACGACTGGGCTAACTTCTGCAGCTTTTGCCAGGTAAACGCCCATGTTTTCCCCCCGGGTTGAGCGCTATGACATAGGGGTTTAATacataaatatactatactatactagttataggtcaattcaattcaattcaatcaAACAAATTCCCTTTCTAGCCGAAATTGTTCTCTATCCGGATATCCCACCCGGACTTACCATCTCTGCCAGAACATATTACTATACTATCGCTAAAATATCTTCATAGTATACTACTCAGTAAAATAGAATACGTACTCCACCGGTCCTCCGACAATCCAAAATTAATTTTCATTCATACTTCGCAGTTTTCCCCCCGACACCATGCAAGACGATATCATGCGAGATGCACGTGTTTATCTCAAAACTTTCCATTCTAATCCCTGATAATGTCTGCAACGGGATTCCGTGGGGACTCCGTGACAATTTTCCACAATGCTTGTCTGAAGAAAGAGATAGCGGAGAGTACTCGGGGAAATTTTTCCAAGGTGGGCTGTTCTGCAGCATGTGATGGACTGACTGGGGTTTTGTTCTGGATCCTGAGTttgtactatgtatgtatgtgtgtagtGGTGGAATGGTCTAGAGTGTTGCTTGGTGGGATTTTGGATGTGTTTCttggttggtgaggagggagtggCTGGGTGGGTGGCTGatcggggttggagggtgTAGATGGTGGATGAGTGGATGGTGAGGTAGATACTTATTTGAGGGATTTATTCTGGTTTagagtggtgatggtgaaggtgTTTCGTGGTAGTCGTGGGGGTGAATGTGTTGTTTGGCTTGCGATAGTGGGCAAGTAGTGATGATTGCTAGTGCGGGTTGGTCTATAGAGAAGAGTGGGTGAGTATTTGAGGTGTTGGATTCCCGGCAGGTGCGTTTGCATTCTTTGCTAAGTATTAGCATCTATCATTGTGGTTTTTACTTCAATCTCTCATGGCTATATCACATGTTATTAAAGTTATGAGTGAGTCGAGACTGGAGTTATCACCAAAGTGTGCCATTTAGAAAAGTTAAGTCCAATTCGTTCACTATTAAGTACCACTACATTGTTGTAAATTTGCCCAGAACAATCAAAGAATACTCTGCATCGATATAGATGAGGTCGTGAAAAGATCATCAAGATCGACATGATCGACAACTAAAACGTGGCGTTATTAGCTGTCGCCATGGCGGAAGAAGTCGCGATCAGCCATCCGCCATCCGCCATCAGCCATCATCAGCCACCCGATAAGCCTGTATACACATCTACATTACGTTAATCGTACACTCTACTCTTCACTACAATTTACTCCAGGttctaaaaaaaaacacCATCACTCCATTTCTAGTCTATATAAACCGTTTAACCACTGTAGTCAATG
This genomic window contains:
- the ASPERGILLOPEPSIN2_1 gene encoding A4/G1 family peptidase (COG:S;~EggNog:ENOG410PNBI;~InterPro:IPR038656,IPR000250,IPR013320;~MEROPS:MER0001321;~PFAM:PF01828;~SECRETED:SignalP(1-18);~go_function: GO:0004190 - aspartic-type endopeptidase activity [Evidence IEA];~go_process: GO:0006508 - proteolysis [Evidence IEA]), which codes for MKFSAILTGSLFATAALAAPLTEKRRARKEARAAAKRHSNPPYIPGSDKEILKLNGTSNEKYSSNWAGAVLIGDDYTKVTGEFTVPSVSAGSSGSSGYGGGYGYWKNKRQSEEYCASAWVGIDGDTCETAILQTGVDFCYEDGQTSYEAWYEWYPDYAYNFDSLSISEGDQIKVTVEATSKSSGSATVENLTTGQSVSHTFSGNVEGDLCETNAEWIVEDFESGDSLVAFADFGSVTFTNAEATSGGSTVGPSDATIMDIEQDSTVLTETSVSGDSVTVKYV
- a CDS encoding uncharacterized protein (COG:S;~EggNog:ENOG410PRVU), with the protein product MSSSGKDFSYKGSGTNSQGNHWCSRDYGSGSSNSNSYHYSNSDGSYYYSNPNGSTYYNNGSGGSTYTPPSGNGGSTGKK
- a CDS encoding uncharacterized protein (COG:S;~EggNog:ENOG410Q25R); this translates as MSHRLFILVYRGDPLDYSEYRHTALYVQFASQKRSILHILGTQGLYRYVEYPGADPMELGDLVRAVPVTDLSVSVEEDDIRETVARTPVRNGYLDLEWNCQHWVGDALARLVDRGWVADTERADAIDKMTDACLEARDDQLLDAQ
- a CDS encoding cytochrome P450 (COG:Q;~EggNog:ENOG410PU77;~InterPro:IPR002402,IPR002974,IPR036396,IPR017972, IPR001128;~PFAM:PF00067;~TransMembrane:1 (o6-27i);~go_function: GO:0004497 - monooxygenase activity [Evidence IEA];~go_function: GO:0005506 - iron ion binding [Evidence IEA];~go_function: GO:0016705 - oxidoreductase activity, acting on paired donors, with incorporation or reduction of molecular oxygen [Evidence IEA];~go_function: GO:0016712 - oxidoreductase activity, acting on paired donors, with incorporation or reduction of molecular oxygen, reduced flavin or flavoprotein as one donor, and incorporation of one atom of oxygen [Evidence IEA];~go_function: GO:0020037 - heme binding [Evidence IEA];~go_process: GO:0055114 - oxidation-reduction process [Evidence IEA]), with the protein product MDFNKVDHPVFTIATVILFLWYTITYLQRKWTHRRIMKANNCQPPPFYPQKDPIFGLDILFEQIRYVRKHKLLERFSERFKLYGNTYTQRRLTHYVITREPENIKTILSLRFKDYGLAGRIDAMGPLLGHGIFTSDGEHWAQSRAMVRPNFAKEQVAHLDIFEELVNEMTTLIPTDGSTVDLQELFFELTIDSATEFLFGHSVHSLKKRLAGTRDSTEQDFAGAFNYAQKAIAMNLRLGKLKYLLRDRKAEESNRICHKLVEQFVDSALKVREQSSNQKASIEEDSHDAKGKKKYLFLHSLAQQTGDRRRIRDELMNILLAGRDTTASLLSNLFFMLAKNPRIWNKLREEVAFLEGRPPSYEQLRNLTYVKFCLNESLRLHPVVQANLRFANTDTVLPRGGGPDGKSPVFVPKGSIVAYHVYALHRREEFFGPDANDFRPERWAEIRPGWEYLPFNGGPRICVGQQYALTEAGYVTVRLAQKFSVLESRDPGPWVEEYALTVCSRNGTKVALR